A region from the Thermanaeromonas toyohensis ToBE genome encodes:
- a CDS encoding NUDIX domain-containing protein, with protein sequence MLLEEKCLKSERIYSGKILNLRRDIVELPNGQQASREVVEHSGAIGVVALEGDGRVYLVRQYRYPIGQITLEIPAGKLEEGEDPLDCARRELKEEAGIEAKRWEPLLTFYTTPGFSNEIMHLFLATELSPREAAPDQDEFLQIVALPLEEALEKVRKGEIADAKTILGLLVVRYKFTS encoded by the coding sequence TTGCTACTAGAAGAAAAATGTCTTAAATCCGAGCGGATCTATAGCGGCAAAATTTTAAACTTGCGGCGCGATATTGTAGAACTACCGAATGGACAACAAGCCAGCCGGGAGGTAGTGGAACATTCTGGTGCTATTGGTGTAGTTGCCTTGGAGGGGGATGGCCGTGTTTATCTTGTAAGGCAGTACCGTTATCCCATAGGTCAAATAACCCTAGAAATACCTGCTGGTAAGCTGGAAGAAGGGGAGGACCCCTTGGATTGTGCACGACGGGAGCTTAAGGAAGAGGCAGGGATAGAGGCAAAGCGGTGGGAACCCCTTCTTACGTTTTATACCACGCCTGGATTTTCTAATGAAATTATGCATCTTTTTTTAGCCACAGAACTATCTCCGAGGGAGGCTGCCCCTGACCAGGACGAATTTTTACAGATAGTAGCCCTTCCCTTGGAGGAGGCCTTGGAGAAGGTCCGCAAGGGTGAGATCGCGGATGCTAAAACCATCTTAGGTTTGCTGGTGGTCAGGTATAAATTTACCAGCTAA
- a CDS encoding TlyA family RNA methyltransferase — translation MSPKKRLDLLLVERGLFPSRERARVAIMAGEVLVEGQKVTKPGTMIPVNAQLKVIGSPCPYVSRGGLKLQHALEVFPVDPKGKVALDAGASTGGFTDCLLKHGAIRVHAVDVGYGQLDWRLRQDPRVVVHERINLRYLTPEILGERVDLATLDLSFISLNKVWDAVARCLKPEGQVLALVKPQFEAGPEKVGKRGVVRDPEVHRQVLREVAFGARSQGFGVRGLTFSPLLGPEGNREFFLWLILDAPGLGEEELKSLIPLVVDKAHAQVH, via the coding sequence GTGAGTCCTAAGAAGAGGTTGGATTTGCTGCTAGTAGAAAGGGGGTTGTTTCCTAGCCGGGAAAGGGCGCGAGTAGCCATCATGGCTGGCGAGGTCCTAGTAGAGGGGCAGAAGGTGACCAAGCCAGGGACCATGATACCAGTTAATGCTCAATTAAAAGTAATAGGCTCTCCCTGCCCTTATGTAAGCCGGGGTGGGCTAAAATTACAACATGCCTTGGAAGTTTTCCCGGTGGACCCTAAAGGCAAGGTGGCTTTGGATGCAGGGGCTTCCACCGGAGGGTTTACGGATTGCCTTTTGAAACATGGAGCTATAAGGGTTCATGCTGTAGATGTGGGTTATGGTCAATTAGACTGGAGGCTCCGGCAAGATCCCCGGGTGGTGGTCCATGAACGTATAAACTTAAGATACTTAACACCGGAGATTTTGGGCGAACGAGTGGACCTGGCGACCTTAGATCTATCTTTTATATCGCTTAATAAAGTATGGGATGCCGTAGCGCGCTGTTTAAAACCTGAAGGCCAGGTTTTAGCCTTAGTTAAACCCCAATTTGAAGCTGGACCGGAAAAGGTAGGTAAACGGGGGGTGGTACGGGACCCCGAGGTTCACCGCCAAGTATTACGAGAAGTAGCTTTCGGTGCCCGCTCCCAGGGTTTTGGTGTCCGGGGTCTTACCTTTTCTCCCCTCCTAGGACCGGAAGGGAACCGGGAGTTTTTCCTTTGGCTTATCTTAGATGCCCCAGGTCTTGGAGAAGAAGAGCTTAAAAGTCTAATCCCCCTAGTTGTGGATAAGGCCCATGCCCAAGTGCATTAG
- the recN gene encoding DNA repair protein RecN, with translation MLAELQIENFALIEKLKLNLGPGLNVVTGETGAGKSIIIDAIGLLVGARASGEYLREGAERGCVSGLFYCQDLKGVEGILKELGFKPEEDGSLLLTRELSRSGRHSCRINGRPVTLSMYQKIGQHLVDIHGQHAYQSLLRPTYQLQLLDSFAGLTTLRKEITEIYSRWRAVKHELEELYGDPSERERQKDLLRFQIEEIDRAAPKLGEEEELKQELKILTSAEELARGAEMVYTHLFGGGVRQASAYDLLAQAGEILISMANLDPGLKKWVTMLEEASLQVEEVAKALRSYREALEFDPKRLQEIEDRLETLRRLHRKYGRTLEDILRFREEAAATLARLEQSEELASRLEKESENLLSVYEEKAAKLHHLRLKAAKELEKEIQVVLRELAMPAAKVTIALRCREDPGPVGKDEIEFYFQPNPGEGTYPLAQIASGGEMARVMLALKSILAGVDEIPTLIFDEIDAGVGGQAARSVALRLAHIGRKRQVLCVTHSAQLASLADHHFNVNKVVQGNRTYTLVKELTGEERLLELARLLSGEASPTALKHAAELLDQAKAIKRN, from the coding sequence ATGCTTGCCGAACTTCAAATAGAAAATTTTGCTTTAATTGAAAAACTGAAGCTAAATTTAGGGCCTGGGCTAAACGTAGTTACTGGAGAAACAGGGGCAGGGAAATCTATAATCATAGATGCCATAGGTTTGCTAGTAGGAGCTCGGGCATCTGGGGAATACCTACGCGAGGGAGCCGAGCGGGGATGTGTTAGTGGGCTTTTTTATTGCCAGGATTTAAAAGGCGTAGAAGGAATCTTAAAAGAGCTAGGTTTTAAACCGGAAGAAGATGGAAGCCTTCTTTTAACGCGGGAATTGAGCCGGAGCGGCCGCCATTCTTGCCGGATCAATGGTCGCCCGGTTACCTTGTCTATGTATCAAAAAATAGGCCAGCATCTAGTAGACATCCACGGCCAGCACGCTTACCAATCCCTCCTGCGTCCTACCTACCAGCTACAGCTATTAGACAGTTTTGCAGGCCTTACAACTTTGCGTAAGGAAATAACAGAGATATATAGCCGTTGGCGGGCAGTTAAGCATGAGCTAGAAGAATTGTATGGTGATCCTAGTGAGCGGGAAAGGCAGAAAGACTTATTACGGTTCCAGATAGAGGAAATAGATCGAGCGGCTCCCAAGCTGGGTGAAGAAGAAGAACTTAAGCAAGAGCTTAAGATACTAACTTCCGCGGAAGAGCTGGCCAGGGGCGCAGAGATGGTTTATACCCATCTCTTCGGAGGAGGGGTGAGACAAGCCTCGGCTTATGATCTTCTAGCCCAAGCGGGGGAAATTCTTATCTCCATGGCTAACTTAGATCCCGGATTAAAGAAATGGGTGACCATGTTAGAAGAGGCCAGCTTACAAGTGGAAGAGGTAGCTAAGGCCCTGCGCTCTTATAGGGAGGCCCTTGAGTTCGATCCTAAGCGATTGCAGGAAATAGAAGATAGGCTAGAAACTTTGCGGCGCTTGCATAGAAAATACGGCCGTACCTTGGAAGACATCTTACGTTTCCGCGAAGAAGCAGCCGCCACCCTGGCCCGTTTAGAGCAAAGCGAGGAGTTAGCTTCCCGCTTAGAAAAAGAAAGTGAAAATTTACTTTCCGTTTATGAAGAAAAAGCTGCTAAACTCCACCATTTACGTCTTAAAGCAGCAAAGGAATTAGAAAAGGAAATTCAAGTGGTCTTACGGGAGCTAGCCATGCCAGCGGCAAAGGTGACTATTGCCTTACGCTGCCGGGAAGACCCAGGACCTGTAGGTAAAGATGAAATTGAATTTTATTTCCAACCTAATCCTGGGGAGGGAACGTATCCCTTAGCCCAAATAGCTTCAGGAGGCGAAATGGCTAGGGTAATGTTGGCTCTAAAAAGCATTTTAGCTGGTGTAGATGAGATTCCCACCCTGATCTTTGATGAAATCGATGCTGGTGTGGGTGGTCAAGCTGCTCGGAGCGTAGCCCTTCGCCTAGCACATATCGGCAGAAAACGTCAGGTCCTGTGTGTCACCCATTCTGCCCAATTGGCCAGCCTTGCTGATCATCATTTTAACGTGAACAAAGTGGTTCAAGGTAACCGCACTTATACTCTAGTAAAAGAGCTAACGGGAGAGGAGAGACTGCTAGAGCTTGCCCGTTTGTTGTCGGGAGAAGCTAGCCCAACAGCCCTAAAACATGCAGCAGAACTTTTAGACCAAGCTAAAGCAATTAAACGAAATTAA
- the spo0A gene encoding sporulation transcription factor Spo0A gives MGQPIKVLIADDNREFCEVLEEFFNEQPDLILTGIAHNGHETLQLIREHEPDIVVLDIIMPHLDGIGVLERLAEWEHRPKIVVLTTLGQEAMTIRTLELGADYYILKPFDLEVLGNRLRQLANGQSFSTSSPVVRNRNMDVEVTKILHQMGIPAHIKGYQYLREAILLVIEDMNLLGAVTKELYPMIARKYMTTPSRVERAIRHAIELAWDRGNVEMMTKFFGYTINMERGKPTNSEFIAMVADKLRIGAKIN, from the coding sequence ATGGGCCAGCCTATAAAAGTTTTAATTGCAGACGATAATCGTGAATTTTGTGAGGTACTGGAGGAATTTTTTAATGAACAGCCGGATTTGATTTTGACGGGCATAGCCCACAATGGACATGAGACACTGCAGCTTATCCGGGAACACGAGCCGGACATCGTAGTGTTGGATATTATTATGCCCCATCTCGACGGCATTGGGGTGCTTGAACGTTTAGCTGAATGGGAACACCGTCCCAAGATTGTAGTTCTTACTACTTTGGGGCAAGAAGCCATGACTATACGGACTTTAGAGTTGGGTGCTGATTATTACATACTCAAACCCTTTGATTTGGAGGTTTTAGGTAATCGCTTGCGTCAGCTAGCTAACGGCCAGTCCTTTTCCACCTCCTCTCCGGTGGTGCGCAATCGTAATATGGACGTGGAAGTTACTAAGATTCTCCATCAAATGGGTATTCCGGCCCATATCAAGGGATATCAGTATCTCCGGGAGGCCATCCTCCTAGTCATAGAGGATATGAACCTATTAGGTGCAGTAACTAAGGAGCTTTATCCCATGATAGCGCGTAAATATATGACCACCCCTAGCCGGGTGGAAAGGGCTATCCGACATGCTATTGAGCTCGCCTGGGACCGGGGTAATGTGGAGATGATGACCAAGTTTTTCGGATACACCATCAACATGGAAAGAGGGAAACCTACTAATTCAGAGTTTATAGCCATGGTAGCCGATAAACTCCGCATCGGAGCTAAAATAAACTAA
- the spoIIM gene encoding stage II sporulation protein M produces the protein MEEALVRHLEENFGMYMLVGLSLLVGTVVGAGAVLVMGQGQELKLIAYVDNLLSQIATAIPAPGSLLYQATWQGLKEIGFLYFLGLTVIGAPFVLVTIFSKGFILGFTVAFLVQEKALAGVILALVSVLPPNLLRLPALFWSGILSLSFSLGLWKGRASGSSFARQLIAYSLAMVALAIMSTLGGLVEAYLIPPVIRVVLNL, from the coding sequence GTGGAGGAGGCCCTGGTCAGGCACCTGGAGGAAAATTTTGGTATGTATATGCTAGTGGGCCTAAGCCTCCTGGTCGGTACTGTGGTGGGTGCCGGTGCAGTTTTGGTCATGGGCCAGGGGCAAGAGCTTAAGCTTATAGCCTATGTGGATAACCTGCTTAGCCAAATTGCCACGGCCATTCCTGCACCGGGTTCCCTCCTGTACCAAGCGACCTGGCAGGGCCTAAAAGAGATTGGCTTCCTTTATTTTTTAGGTTTGACGGTTATAGGAGCACCCTTTGTGCTAGTGACTATCTTTAGCAAGGGGTTTATATTAGGTTTTACGGTAGCCTTTTTGGTCCAGGAAAAAGCGTTAGCAGGTGTGATCCTCGCCCTAGTATCTGTCTTGCCCCCCAATCTTTTGCGGTTGCCCGCCTTATTTTGGTCTGGGATTTTATCTTTATCCTTTTCCCTGGGTCTTTGGAAAGGACGCGCCTCTGGTAGTAGTTTTGCCCGGCAATTAATTGCGTACTCTTTAGCCATGGTTGCTCTGGCTATAATGTCCACCCTTGGTGGGCTCGTGGAAGCCTACTTAATACCTCCGGTAATAAGGGTTGTCTTAAATCTTTAG
- the argR gene encoding arginine repressor, protein MDKAARQRLILGIITEKPVATQWQLTQELKKRGLKVTQATVSRDIKELGLIKVPFGENRYRYALPPEDRRSNPYLRLERLFQDSVLKVDFSENLVVIRTLPGTAHAVASCIDQVEWPEIIGTVAGDDTILVIVRPKEAVPGILERFHALLHHRR, encoded by the coding sequence ATGGATAAGGCTGCTCGCCAGCGGCTTATCCTGGGCATCATTACTGAAAAACCTGTGGCTACCCAGTGGCAGTTAACCCAAGAACTTAAGAAAAGGGGTTTAAAGGTTACCCAGGCTACTGTATCGCGGGACATCAAAGAGCTAGGACTTATAAAAGTTCCTTTTGGTGAGAACAGGTACCGCTATGCCCTTCCCCCAGAAGATAGGCGTTCCAATCCTTACCTCCGTTTAGAAAGGCTTTTCCAAGACTCAGTTCTTAAAGTAGACTTTAGTGAGAATCTAGTCGTTATTCGAACCCTTCCAGGTACTGCCCATGCTGTAGCCTCCTGTATTGACCAGGTGGAGTGGCCAGAGATTATAGGGACTGTAGCGGGAGATGATACCATCTTGGTTATTGTAAGACCTAAGGAAGCCGTACCAGGAATCTTAGAACGTTTCCACGCTCTCCTGCACCACAGGAGGTAA
- the spoIIAA gene encoding anti-sigma F factor antagonist: MQVFFSQEGPVLIARIKGEVDLSTAERLRQELEASLDHARAHLLYLDLEGVSFMDSSGLGVILGRYRRLSQKGGKVVICRPQPQVRRLLDLSGLSKIIDIVGEEPEEYLQKGGRG; this comes from the coding sequence TTGCAGGTATTTTTTAGCCAAGAGGGCCCAGTCCTTATAGCTAGGATTAAAGGTGAGGTGGACCTAAGCACAGCAGAGAGGCTACGGCAGGAACTAGAGGCTAGCCTGGATCATGCCAGAGCCCACCTACTTTACCTGGATCTGGAGGGAGTTTCCTTTATGGATAGCTCGGGCCTGGGGGTGATCCTAGGGCGCTATCGGCGTCTAAGCCAAAAAGGGGGTAAGGTGGTGATATGCCGACCTCAGCCTCAGGTGCGTCGCCTTTTGGATCTTTCAGGCTTAAGTAAAATCATAGATATAGTAGGAGAAGAACCGGAGGAATATCTCCAAAAGGGCGGGAGGGGGTAA
- the sigF gene encoding RNA polymerase sporulation sigma factor SigF, producing the protein MNLPRFPLLSEEETLELLRRAKEGDQEARERLINCNLKLVFNIVQRFENRGYELEDLFQIGTIGLIKAIDKFDLSYQVKFSTYAVPMILGEIKRFLRDDNSVKVSRSLKETAFKVNRTREELAKKLGREPGINEIAQALDLSREEIVAALEAIQSPGSIHETIYQDDGDPIYVLDQLQDENEQEPVWLDKIALKEVLLKLPEKHRKVIVMRFFQDKTQTEVAERLGLSQVQISRIERQALARLRELLGSR; encoded by the coding sequence ATGAACCTGCCCCGGTTTCCTCTGTTATCAGAGGAAGAGACATTAGAGCTTTTACGCCGCGCCAAGGAGGGGGACCAAGAGGCCAGGGAGCGCTTGATCAACTGTAATTTAAAGCTTGTGTTTAACATAGTCCAGCGTTTTGAAAACCGGGGCTACGAACTAGAAGATCTCTTCCAGATTGGTACCATAGGGTTAATTAAAGCCATCGATAAGTTCGATTTAAGCTACCAAGTTAAATTCTCTACCTACGCGGTACCCATGATCTTGGGGGAAATAAAACGTTTCCTCCGGGATGATAATTCGGTAAAGGTAAGCCGCTCTCTAAAGGAGACGGCTTTCAAGGTCAATCGTACCCGGGAAGAGTTAGCCAAAAAACTGGGGCGGGAACCTGGCATAAATGAAATCGCCCAAGCTCTAGATCTTTCCCGGGAGGAAATCGTGGCTGCCTTGGAAGCCATCCAATCACCGGGCTCTATCCATGAGACCATCTATCAGGATGATGGAGATCCCATCTACGTCTTAGATCAGCTCCAAGATGAGAACGAGCAGGAGCCCGTCTGGCTGGACAAGATAGCTCTAAAGGAGGTACTGCTCAAACTGCCGGAAAAACACCGGAAGGTAATAGTTATGCGCTTTTTCCAGGACAAAACCCAGACTGAGGTAGCGGAAAGGCTAGGCCTCTCCCAGGTACAGATCTCGCGTATAGAGCGCCAGGCCCTGGCTCGCCTGCGGGAGCTTTTGGGATCTAGATAA
- a CDS encoding NAD(+)/NADH kinase, protein MQKIGFIANLDKLGVGEVTLELARWLEQRGVEPLILKSNAVKLGCPWWGAEPETLATANCVLSLGGDGTLLRAARIMAPWGTPILGVNLGHLGFLTEIEVKELFPAVEQLLLGRFRIEERMMLASYLERQGSQKQFWALNDVVITKGAFSRMLRLEVYIGPYYLDTYRADGLIISSPTGSTAYSLSAGGPLVSPQLQVMILTPICPHTLYARPLVVPAEQEIRVRVYTASAEVMLTVDGQQGINLIHKDEIVTTRASFPARLIRLRDRSFYSLLREKFREGG, encoded by the coding sequence TTGCAGAAAATAGGGTTTATTGCTAACTTGGATAAATTAGGAGTGGGTGAGGTAACGTTAGAACTAGCTAGGTGGCTGGAACAGCGAGGGGTTGAGCCCCTAATCCTAAAGAGCAATGCTGTAAAATTAGGTTGCCCCTGGTGGGGGGCTGAACCCGAAACCCTGGCCACCGCTAATTGTGTGTTATCCTTGGGAGGTGATGGGACCCTTCTTCGAGCTGCACGCATCATGGCTCCCTGGGGTACCCCTATTTTAGGAGTAAACTTAGGCCATTTAGGTTTCCTTACTGAAATTGAAGTGAAGGAACTCTTTCCAGCCGTAGAACAGCTCCTTTTAGGACGTTTCCGCATCGAAGAGCGCATGATGCTAGCAAGTTATTTAGAACGCCAGGGATCTCAAAAACAATTTTGGGCTTTAAATGATGTGGTCATTACTAAAGGAGCTTTCTCCCGTATGCTAAGGTTGGAAGTTTACATAGGTCCCTATTACCTCGATACCTACCGCGCGGATGGTCTCATCATTTCCTCCCCAACCGGGTCCACGGCTTACTCCCTATCTGCGGGAGGTCCTTTAGTTTCGCCCCAACTACAGGTAATGATCCTAACCCCCATATGCCCCCATACCCTTTATGCCCGGCCGCTGGTGGTACCAGCAGAACAAGAGATCCGGGTGAGGGTTTATACTGCTAGCGCCGAAGTGATGCTTACCGTGGATGGCCAGCAGGGAATAAATTTAATCCACAAAGATGAAATAGTAACCACCCGAGCTTCCTTTCCGGCGCGGTTAATAAGGCTCCGGGACCGGTCCTTCTATAGTCTTCTCCGGGAGAAGTTTAGGGAAGGGGGGTAA
- the spoIIAB gene encoding anti-sigma F factor, with the protein MTRGNGEVLNTMRLEFLSLPENVGLARVAVAALAAQADITLNEMEEIKVAVSEAVANAIIHGYGGEPRGWVRVTVNRLQDGLEIIVEDDGKGIPDIAQAMQPAYSTDPERMGLGFAFMQSFMDELEVTSEEGRGTRVVMRKKLNPSVTTA; encoded by the coding sequence ATGACTCGAGGGAATGGAGAAGTATTAAATACCATGCGCTTAGAATTTTTAAGCCTGCCGGAAAACGTGGGCCTGGCCCGGGTGGCTGTAGCAGCCCTTGCCGCCCAGGCTGATATAACTTTAAACGAGATGGAAGAAATAAAAGTAGCCGTTTCGGAAGCAGTAGCTAACGCCATCATCCACGGTTACGGTGGGGAACCGCGAGGATGGGTACGTGTAACTGTTAACCGGCTACAGGATGGATTAGAGATCATTGTAGAGGATGATGGTAAAGGGATACCGGATATTGCCCAGGCTATGCAACCAGCCTATTCTACCGATCCCGAAAGGATGGGTCTGGGCTTTGCCTTTATGCAATCTTTCATGGACGAGCTAGAAGTTACTTCAGAAGAGGGACGGGGCACCCGGGTAGTCATGAGGAAAAAGTTGAACCCGTCGGTTACTACCGCCTAA
- the xerD gene encoding site-specific tyrosine recombinase XerD — MRELLDDFLYYLAIERGLAENTLASYHSDLEQFLNYLSKAGVTSLKDSNRGLIVAYLMHLKKQGRSPATVSQHLAAIRSFYQFLLREGILGADPTATLESPRQVKRLPQVLSVQEVELLLCQPQPKTPSGLRDKAMLELLYASGLRVSELVALNVDQVNLKEKYVRCMGKGSRERVIPIGSIACFHLQNYLQHGRGRLLKDKREKALFLNHQGKRLSRQGCWKIIKAYAKAAGLSSNITPHTLRHSFATHLLENGADLRAVQELLGHADISTTQIYTHLTQKKIREVYNHTHPRS; from the coding sequence GTGCGGGAACTTTTGGACGATTTCTTGTATTACTTGGCTATAGAGCGGGGGCTGGCCGAAAATACATTAGCCTCTTACCATAGCGACTTGGAGCAATTCCTTAATTACCTATCTAAAGCTGGGGTAACTTCCCTTAAGGATTCCAATCGCGGTCTCATTGTAGCTTATTTAATGCATCTAAAAAAACAAGGGCGTTCCCCGGCCACTGTCAGCCAGCACCTGGCCGCCATCCGATCTTTTTACCAGTTTTTACTTCGGGAAGGTATCTTGGGGGCTGATCCTACCGCCACCCTAGAATCCCCTCGCCAGGTTAAAAGGCTACCTCAAGTTTTAAGCGTACAAGAAGTAGAACTTCTTCTCTGTCAGCCCCAGCCTAAAACTCCCTCCGGCCTCCGGGATAAGGCCATGTTAGAGCTCCTCTACGCTAGTGGGCTCCGGGTTTCAGAGCTGGTAGCCCTAAATGTAGACCAAGTAAACCTAAAAGAAAAATACGTGCGTTGTATGGGTAAGGGGTCCCGGGAAAGGGTTATCCCCATAGGTTCCATCGCCTGTTTTCATTTGCAGAATTATCTCCAGCACGGCCGAGGTAGGCTCCTTAAAGATAAGCGCGAGAAGGCTTTATTTTTAAACCATCAGGGCAAAAGGCTTTCCCGCCAGGGCTGCTGGAAAATCATCAAAGCCTATGCCAAGGCAGCGGGTCTTTCCTCTAATATTACTCCACATACCTTACGCCACTCCTTTGCCACCCACCTCCTGGAAAACGGTGCTGACCTACGCGCGGTCCAAGAACTGTTAGGCCATGCTGATATAAGTACCACCCAAATATATACCCACTTGACTCAGAAAAAAATTAGAGAAGTTTACAATCATACCCACCCCCGGTCTTGA
- a CDS encoding D-alanyl-D-alanine carboxypeptidase family protein, with protein sequence MRRLVAFALALTFFFSLGALSWQAVGETEAGRVNSPTSSASSSAESSLDTSKVDTSSPAAVTPQGAPTLKLNAKGAILMDPQTGKVLWEQNAHFKGYPASMTKLMTMVVAMDAVASGQVSLDDPVRTSERAESFGGAEVFLAEGEVFPLEKLLIAIAVASANDASVAVAEHIAGSEEAFVELMNKKAKELGLKNTHFTNCHGLHDPNHYTTPYDMALIARYALKYPKILEWTSIKRYTFRQDPLTILDTTNKMLYWYPGTDGFKTGYTEAAGLNLVSTVEREGLRLIAVVMGVETPRGHFTESMKLYNWAFRQWKWHKIYNPGETVAEIGVDKGRIERIPVVASSKVGAVVPRVGKQEDRITTRLELPGFIRAPVKEGQKLGEVVVLEDGQEINRVDLLASQAVSRATLKQEIQRVIRAVFTFHP encoded by the coding sequence TTGCGGAGGTTGGTGGCTTTTGCCCTGGCGTTAACTTTTTTCTTTAGCCTGGGAGCATTATCCTGGCAAGCAGTAGGTGAGACGGAGGCTGGTAGGGTAAACTCACCTACGAGCTCTGCGTCCTCGTCTGCGGAAAGCTCCCTTGATACCTCTAAAGTAGATACCTCCTCTCCGGCTGCTGTAACACCCCAGGGAGCTCCCACCCTAAAGCTTAATGCCAAGGGTGCTATTCTTATGGACCCCCAGACGGGTAAGGTCTTATGGGAACAAAACGCCCATTTTAAGGGCTATCCTGCCAGTATGACCAAGCTTATGACCATGGTGGTGGCCATGGACGCTGTAGCTAGTGGCCAGGTCAGCCTGGATGACCCTGTACGGACTAGTGAGAGGGCCGAAAGTTTTGGAGGTGCGGAGGTGTTCCTGGCCGAGGGCGAAGTCTTCCCTTTGGAGAAACTCCTCATAGCTATCGCAGTAGCTTCAGCCAACGATGCTAGTGTAGCGGTAGCTGAGCATATTGCTGGCTCGGAGGAAGCCTTTGTAGAGTTAATGAATAAGAAGGCTAAAGAGTTGGGTCTTAAAAATACCCACTTTACCAATTGCCACGGCCTCCACGATCCTAACCATTATACAACTCCTTATGATATGGCTTTGATTGCCCGGTACGCCTTAAAATACCCTAAGATATTAGAATGGACCTCTATAAAGCGTTACACCTTCCGCCAGGATCCGTTAACCATCTTAGATACTACCAACAAAATGTTATACTGGTACCCGGGGACCGACGGTTTTAAAACAGGATATACTGAGGCAGCCGGCCTTAACTTGGTTTCTACGGTGGAAAGGGAAGGATTAAGACTTATTGCTGTAGTCATGGGTGTGGAGACGCCCCGTGGTCACTTTACGGAATCCATGAAGTTGTATAACTGGGCCTTTCGCCAGTGGAAATGGCATAAAATTTACAACCCTGGAGAAACGGTGGCTGAAATAGGTGTAGATAAGGGACGCATAGAAAGGATCCCGGTCGTGGCTTCTAGCAAAGTAGGAGCAGTAGTACCCAGGGTAGGCAAGCAAGAAGATCGCATCACTACCCGGTTGGAACTGCCGGGGTTTATAAGGGCGCCGGTAAAGGAAGGGCAGAAACTGGGTGAGGTAGTAGTCTTGGAAGATGGCCAGGAAATAAACCGTGTAGATCTTTTAGCTAGCCAGGCTGTATCCCGGGCTACCTTAAAACAAGAGATCCAGCGGGTTATACGAGCAGTGTTCACTTTTCACCCCTAA